In the genome of Gadus morhua chromosome 12, gadMor3.0, whole genome shotgun sequence, one region contains:
- the spata18 gene encoding mitochondria-eating protein encodes MADTLRRLVNISAYGVLQEKLESWFRDYHVISCDQNLNRCCELIELTAKIQGQLFTILNFAAAEGGHYAGVDTLKTRLLPWLGTCFSMARPAVSDDTSLQLMQDSALKEKKIRELSMSHDNNMQKMETQLCSTRLQLDSVKSELADVQLELDNTKDKSATTLLATEDEILQLRADMRAAHEQLEVYRRKVEVVDEYERQVRLLREEVSYLTSEKSLLQERLSRSRSSSPLPRRPSSPLRSESPTRAQLTQSSRHARLLSRFSDLYAVERLEAQSLLRRYVDDLTMVQKIIYIAAVGSFQTAKLAYRQFKLRVRKTLSSSHMGPETLEDAAVDYIVRNMDLYDVQASVNDVINAMNVNPRISFPPEVDFALVSSLIRETCRVAFAMQTLDPPLDLAFSSDGELFNDNKYRRSYDSEFAAPLVLYHVWPALMEGDIALIKGEAVTHRGALWKSRSRSSSPVRSRSLSPSRAVTFNSVRSKSPGRLSASWL; translated from the exons ATGGCCGATACTCTGAGGAGACTTGTGAACATATCTGCCTATGGTGTTTTACAGGAAAAACTTGAGAGCTGGTTCAGGGACTACCAT GTGATTTCCTGTGACCAGAACCTGAACCGCTGCTGTGAGTTGATTGAGCTCACCGCTAAGATCCAGGGACAACTCTTCACCATCCTCAACTTTGCTGCTGCAGAAG GGGGTCACTATGCGGGCGTGGACACTCTTAAAACACGCCTCCTCCCATGGCTGGGGACATGCTTCTCCATGGCTCGGCCCGCCGTCAGCGACGACACCAGCCTGCAGCTCATGCAG gACTCTGCcctgaaggagaagaagatcAGGGAGCTCTCCATGTCCCATGACAACAACATGCAGAAGATGGAGACCCAGCTGTGCTCCACCCGCCTGCAGCTGGACTCCGTCAAGTCAGA GCTGGCTGACGTGCAGCTGGAGCTGGACAACACCAAGGACAAGTCAGCCACCACTCTATTGGCCACAGAGGATGAGATCCTGCAGCTGAGGGCAGA CATGCGGGCGGCCCATGAACAGCTGGAGGTCTACAGGAGGAAGGTGGAGGTTGTGGACGAGTACGAGAGACAGGTCCGCCTGCTGAGAGAGGAGGTCTCCTACCTCACCTCAGAGAAGAGCCTGCTGCAGGAGAG gttgaGCAGGAGCCGCTCGTCCAGCCCGCTGCCCAGGCGGCCCTCCAGCCCCCTGAGGTCTGAGTCTCCCACACGCGCCCAACTGACCCAGTCCTCCCGCCATGCCCGCCTGCTGTCGCGCTTCAGCGACCTCTATGCCGTGGAGCGGCTGGAGGCCCAGAGCCTGCTGCGGCGCTACGTCGATGACCTCACCATGGTCCAGAAGATAATATACATCGCTGCCGTG GGGTCCTTCCAGACGGCGAAGCTAGCCTACAGACAGTTCAAGCTGCGTGTGAGGAAGACCCTGTCCTCGTCTCACATGGGTCCAGAGACCCTGGAGGATGCAGCCGTGGACTATATCGTCCGCAACATGGATCTGTACGATGTCCAGGCCAGTGTCAAC gacgtGATCAACGCCATGAACGTGAACCCACGGATCTCCTTCCCTCCGGAGGTGGACTTCGCCCTTGTCAGCAGCCTGATCAGGGAGACCTGCAGGGTGGCCTTCGCCATGCAGACCCTGGACCCCCCCCTGGACCTGGCCTTCTCCAGTGATGGGGAGCTCTTCAATGACAACAA GTATCGCCGTAGCTACGACTCTGAGTTTGCGGCGCCGCTGGTGCTGTATCACGTGTGGCCCGCCTTGATGGAGGGGGACATCGCCCTCATCAAGGGAGAGGCCGTGACCCACAGAGGAGCTCTG TGGAAGAGCcgaagccgcagcagcagcccggTGCGCTCCCGCTCCCTGAGTCCGTCACGAGCAGTG ACCTTTAACAGCGTCCGAAGCAAATCCCCGGGCCGCCTGTCGGCTAGTTGGCTGTAG